One Aphidius gifuensis isolate YNYX2018 linkage group LG3, ASM1490517v1, whole genome shotgun sequence DNA window includes the following coding sequences:
- the LOC122853142 gene encoding eukaryotic translation initiation factor 4B-like isoform X1, protein MASRKKGKKTKGQTVNLTEFLSSGPPVVPLKSTSWADDPDDEYDNGSYMPKSSKEPVVLPTAPRAARGPGFEDENIPHNPPYVAYISNLPYDVVDEDLEELFQDMMISNIRLPKDSTKARGYGYVEFEDRDGLIAALSMANTMVKTRRVRIDVSNSSNEERRGGGRMGMNRDNNRRDGYDDPERTSGDWRSKPREEPSGGNDDRFRSRGNFDRREDRETSESDNKPGGWREGDRSTSSFNDKRSYRGGGDDDRRGGGGGRFTNDERRGGGGFRNDNDWSRDRNTSSFGPRRDGPRDEPRDEPSAEPRERQKLVLAKRTKPVEPIIVIKPEEAEIIEEPVKEIKPAPKKPAADIFGAAKPVDTTAREREIEERLAKSNAEKAAKEETTENKTTWGRRNGEGGGRVDREKEKPRPTWRSDEDRNDRRQDNRHTDRHDRRQDNRGSSGRSDNRGDSRNDSKVNTRHGAGQSRGGGGGGRNNDSRGPPEKERRERERDSHKEDPPMPKATDQPTVNFVASNKFSMLPEDVDPDIDA, encoded by the exons ATGGCTTCAC GTAAGAAGGGCAAAAAAACTAAAGGACAAACAGTTAACCTGACAGAATTTTTAAGTAGTGGTCCTCCTGTTGTCCCTTTAAAGTCAACCAGCTGGGCTGATGATCCAGATGATGAGTACG atAATGGTTCATATATGCCAAAATCAAGTAAAGAACCAGTTGTTTTACCAACTGCACCAAGAGCAGCAAGAGGACCAGGTTttgaagatgaaaatataccaCATAATCCTCCCTATGTTGCTTATATATCAAATCTACCatatgatgttgttgatgaagatCTTGAAGAATTATTTCAAGACatgatg atATCAAATATACGTCTTCCAAAAGATTCAACAAAAGCTCGTGGTTATGGATATGTTGAATTTGAAGATCGTGATGGTTTAATTGCAGCATTATCAATGGCAAATACAATGGTTAAAACACGACGTGTTAGAATTGATGTGTCAAATAGTAGCAATGAAGAACGTCGTGGTGGTGGACGTATGGGAATGAATCGTGATAATAATCGTCGTGATGGTTATGATGATCCTGAACGTACATCTGGTGATTGGCGTAGTAAGCCAAGAGAAGAGCCATCAGGTGGTAATGATGATCGTTTTCGTAGTCGTGGTAATTTTGATAGAAGAGAAGATCGTGAAACATCTGAAAGCGACAATAAGCCTGGTGGTTGGAGAGAGGGTGACAGAAGTACATCATCATTTAATGATAAACGTAGTTAtcgtggtggtggtgatgatgacaGACGTGGTGGAGGAGGAGGAAGATTCACAAATGATGAAAGACGTGGAGGTGGTGGATTTAGAAATGACAATGATTGGTCTCGTGATCGTAATACTAGTTCATTTGGACCACGACGTGATGGTCCCCGTGATGAACCACGTGATGAACCTT cagCAGAACCACGTGAAAGACAAAAATTAGTATTGGCAAAACGTACTAAACCCGTTGAgccaattattgttattaagcCTGAAGAAGCTGAAATTATTGAAGAGCCtgttaaagaaataaaaccaGCTCCAAAAAAACCAGCTGCTGATATATTTGGTGCTGCAAAACCAGTTGATACAACTGCTCGTGAACGTGAAATTGAAGAACGTCTTGCTAAAAGTAATGCTGAAAAAGCAGCTAAAGAAGAAAcaactgaaaataaaacaacatggGGACGTCGCAATGGa gaGGGAGGAGGACGTGTTGAtcgtgaaaaagaaaaaccaagACCAACATGGCGTTCTGATGAAGATAGAAATGACAGACGTCAAGATAATCGTCATACAGATAGACATGACAGACGTCAAGATAATCGTGGATCTTCTGGTCGTtctg ATAATCGTGGTGATTCAAGAAATGACTCAAAAGTAAACACTCGTCATGGAGCTGGACAATCACgaggtggtggtggaggtggaCGAAACAATGATTCTCGTGGTCCACCTGAAAA ggAACGCAGAGAACGTGAACGTGATTCACACAAAGAAGATCCACCAATGCCAAAGGCAACTGATCAACCAACAGTC aACTTTGTGGCTTCCAACAAGTTTTCCATGCTACCAGAGGACGTTGACCCAGACATTGATGCTTAG
- the LOC122853142 gene encoding eukaryotic translation initiation factor 4B-like isoform X2: protein MASRKKGKKTKGQTVNLTEFLSSGPPVVPLKSTSWADDPDDEYDNGSYMPKSSKEPVVLPTAPRAARGPGFEDENIPHNPPYVAYISNLPYDVVDEDLEELFQDMMISNIRLPKDSTKARGYGYVEFEDRDGLIAALSMANTMVKTRRVRIDVSNSSNEERRGGGRMGMNRDNNRRDGYDDPERTSGDWRSKPREEPSGGNDDRFRSRGNFDRREDRETSESDNKPGGWREGDRSTSSFNDKRSYRGGGDDDRRGGGGGRFTNDERRGGGGFRNDNDWSRDRNTSSFGPRRDGPRDEPRDEPSEPRERQKLVLAKRTKPVEPIIVIKPEEAEIIEEPVKEIKPAPKKPAADIFGAAKPVDTTAREREIEERLAKSNAEKAAKEETTENKTTWGRRNGEGGGRVDREKEKPRPTWRSDEDRNDRRQDNRHTDRHDRRQDNRGSSGRSDNRGDSRNDSKVNTRHGAGQSRGGGGGGRNNDSRGPPEKERRERERDSHKEDPPMPKATDQPTVNFVASNKFSMLPEDVDPDIDA, encoded by the exons ATGGCTTCAC GTAAGAAGGGCAAAAAAACTAAAGGACAAACAGTTAACCTGACAGAATTTTTAAGTAGTGGTCCTCCTGTTGTCCCTTTAAAGTCAACCAGCTGGGCTGATGATCCAGATGATGAGTACG atAATGGTTCATATATGCCAAAATCAAGTAAAGAACCAGTTGTTTTACCAACTGCACCAAGAGCAGCAAGAGGACCAGGTTttgaagatgaaaatataccaCATAATCCTCCCTATGTTGCTTATATATCAAATCTACCatatgatgttgttgatgaagatCTTGAAGAATTATTTCAAGACatgatg atATCAAATATACGTCTTCCAAAAGATTCAACAAAAGCTCGTGGTTATGGATATGTTGAATTTGAAGATCGTGATGGTTTAATTGCAGCATTATCAATGGCAAATACAATGGTTAAAACACGACGTGTTAGAATTGATGTGTCAAATAGTAGCAATGAAGAACGTCGTGGTGGTGGACGTATGGGAATGAATCGTGATAATAATCGTCGTGATGGTTATGATGATCCTGAACGTACATCTGGTGATTGGCGTAGTAAGCCAAGAGAAGAGCCATCAGGTGGTAATGATGATCGTTTTCGTAGTCGTGGTAATTTTGATAGAAGAGAAGATCGTGAAACATCTGAAAGCGACAATAAGCCTGGTGGTTGGAGAGAGGGTGACAGAAGTACATCATCATTTAATGATAAACGTAGTTAtcgtggtggtggtgatgatgacaGACGTGGTGGAGGAGGAGGAAGATTCACAAATGATGAAAGACGTGGAGGTGGTGGATTTAGAAATGACAATGATTGGTCTCGTGATCGTAATACTAGTTCATTTGGACCACGACGTGATGGTCCCCGTGATGAACCACGTGATGAACCTT CAGAACCACGTGAAAGACAAAAATTAGTATTGGCAAAACGTACTAAACCCGTTGAgccaattattgttattaagcCTGAAGAAGCTGAAATTATTGAAGAGCCtgttaaagaaataaaaccaGCTCCAAAAAAACCAGCTGCTGATATATTTGGTGCTGCAAAACCAGTTGATACAACTGCTCGTGAACGTGAAATTGAAGAACGTCTTGCTAAAAGTAATGCTGAAAAAGCAGCTAAAGAAGAAAcaactgaaaataaaacaacatggGGACGTCGCAATGGa gaGGGAGGAGGACGTGTTGAtcgtgaaaaagaaaaaccaagACCAACATGGCGTTCTGATGAAGATAGAAATGACAGACGTCAAGATAATCGTCATACAGATAGACATGACAGACGTCAAGATAATCGTGGATCTTCTGGTCGTtctg ATAATCGTGGTGATTCAAGAAATGACTCAAAAGTAAACACTCGTCATGGAGCTGGACAATCACgaggtggtggtggaggtggaCGAAACAATGATTCTCGTGGTCCACCTGAAAA ggAACGCAGAGAACGTGAACGTGATTCACACAAAGAAGATCCACCAATGCCAAAGGCAACTGATCAACCAACAGTC aACTTTGTGGCTTCCAACAAGTTTTCCATGCTACCAGAGGACGTTGACCCAGACATTGATGCTTAG